The following proteins are co-located in the Oryzias melastigma strain HK-1 linkage group LG8, ASM292280v2, whole genome shotgun sequence genome:
- the ush1ga gene encoding Usher syndrome type-1G protein homolog, translating into MNDKYHRAARDGYLDLLKEATRKDLNAPDEDGMTPTLWAAYHGNLEALRLIVSRGGNPDKCDIWGNTPLHLAAANGHLNCLFFLVSFGANIWCLDNDYHTPLDMAAMKNHMDCVRYLDSIAAKQTGLNPKLVGKLKDRAFREAERRIKECVKMQKKHRKRMERKFQKETSEASASDAMSFSSYTSSTFSQKLRNFNTTTVSVPYSQATLHATNRGKTKIQKKLERRKQGDSTFKIYEDGRKSVRSLSGLQLGNDVMFVKQGTYVNPKDRGRRNVRDMFPRDNDDAISRAISEPDLHGPDVDYSEISTDSGHDSLFNRPGLGTMVFRRNYVSGGMFDLGSRDAASVARSGNNVRLRSRLQPYPSLDEDSIGSAHSLQERNMEELPWEDVDLGLDDDDEPKTNPLEVFLATQSMSEFYSIFKREKIDLPALVLCSDHDLKSIHIPLGPRKKILDACRIRMETIEEPDCIEDTEL; encoded by the exons ATGAATGACAAATACCACCGGGCGGCCCGGGACGGCTACCTGGACCTGCTGAAGGAGGCGACCAGGAAGGATCTGAACGCCCCGGACGAGGATGGAATGACACCGACGCTATGGGCCGCTTACCACGGCAACCTGGAGGCTCTGCGGCTCATTGTTTCCAGGGG AGGAAACCCAGACAAGTGTGACATATGGGGCAACACACCGCTTCACCTTGCTGCAGCCAACGGTCACCTCAACTGCCTTTTCTTCCTGGTGTCTTTTGGGGCCAACATATGGTGCCTGGACAATGACTATCACACACCTCTGGACATGGCAGCCATGAAGAACCACATGGATTGCGTGCGCTACCTGGATTCCATTGCCGCCAAGCAGACGGGTCTGAATCCCAAACTGGTCGGCAAGCTTAAGGACCGCGCGTTCCGCGAAGCAGAGAGGCGAATCAAGGAGTGCGTGAAGATGCAAAAGAAGCACCGAAAGCGCATGGAAAGGAAGTTCCAAAAAGAGACGTCTGAAGCTTCTGCGTCCGACGCCATGAGTTTCTCCAGTTACACTAGCAGCACTTTTAGCCAGAAGCTACGCAACTTCAACACAACCACTGTCAGTGTGCCATATTCTCAG GCGACTCTTCATGCCACAAACAGAGGGAAGACAAAGATCCAGAAGAAGCTTGAGAGGCGGAAACAAGGCGATAGCACTTTCAAAATCTATGAAGACGGGAGGAAGAGTGTCCGCTCCCTTTCAGGGCTGCAGCTGGGTAACGATGTCATGTTTGTCAAACAGGGGACTTACGTCAACCCAAAGGATCGTGGCCGCCGCAATGTTCGCGATATGTTCCCAAGAGACAACGATGATGCCATTTCTCGTGCCATTAGTGAGCCGGACCTCCACGGGCCAGATGTGGACTATTCTGAGATCAGCACTGACTCTGGACACGATTCCCTTTTCAACAGACCCGGTCTGGGCACGATGGTCTTCAGGAGGAACTATGTGAGCGGGGGAATGTTTGACCTCGGTAGTCGAGATGCAGCCAGCGTGGCCCGGTCAGGCAATAATGTTCGTTTACGCAGTCGACTGCAGCCATACCCCAGTCTAGATGAAGACAGCATTGGCAGCGCGCACAGCCTGCAGGAGAGGAACATGGAGGAGCTGCCTTGGGAGGATGTGGATTTAGGACTGGATGATGACGATGAACCCAAGACAAACCCGTTGGAGGTTTTCCTTGCCACACAAAGCATGAGCGAGTTTTATTCCATATTCAAAAGGGAAAAGATTGACCTACCAGCTCTGGTGCTGTGCTCTGACCATGACCTCAAGAGCATTCATATACCTTTAGGACcaaggaaaaaaatcctagaTGCCTGTAGAATACGAATGGAGACCATAGAAGAGCCGGACTGCATTGAGGATACAGAACT ATGA